One part of the Enterococcus sp. DIV1094 genome encodes these proteins:
- the celB gene encoding PTS cellobiose transporter subunit IIC, with protein MFDFLQKYLMGPMGKVAQFKIVRAVMAAGMASIPFTIVGSMFLVLNILPLPFPFLEGFFNATFFKVSDLYMIVNTMTMGILSIYFAIVFAYELTSIERDEQGLNVNPLTGALLSVFAFFMCIPELIISDGKISLISSMTDTETVVSGVRMGAFVERLGTSGIFTAIIMSYIAVELYCLCVKRNFVIKMPDVVPPGVSRSFTALIPTFVIAFVVMIVNGTLVALGTDIFKMIAIPFGFVTNLTNTWIGIMVIYFLIHALWIVGIHGANIITSFLTPIVLANMAANAQGANYPLAGEFNNSYVTVGGSGATLGLIIFIAFMAKSDQLKVLGKASLVPGIFNINEPIIFGMPIVYNPYLAVPFFLAPMASASLAYFAIKLEIVRPMLAQMPWPSPVGIGAFVGSGGDWKAAVLAVLCAILGFIIWLPFIKFYDNKLLTEEKEKAAELAREGSLA; from the coding sequence ATGTTTGATTTTCTACAGAAATATTTGATGGGACCGATGGGGAAAGTGGCACAATTCAAGATCGTACGTGCAGTAATGGCTGCGGGGATGGCGTCGATTCCCTTTACGATCGTAGGTTCAATGTTTTTAGTTTTAAATATTTTGCCGTTACCATTTCCGTTTTTAGAAGGATTTTTCAATGCTACCTTCTTCAAAGTCAGTGATTTGTACATGATCGTCAACACAATGACGATGGGGATACTATCCATTTATTTTGCTATTGTATTTGCTTATGAATTAACTTCGATCGAAAGAGATGAACAAGGATTGAATGTCAATCCACTAACAGGCGCGCTATTATCTGTTTTTGCTTTCTTCATGTGTATTCCTGAGTTGATCATTTCAGATGGAAAAATCAGCTTGATCTCTAGCATGACAGATACAGAAACAGTAGTTAGTGGTGTACGCATGGGGGCATTTGTCGAACGTCTAGGGACATCAGGGATTTTCACTGCGATCATCATGTCCTACATCGCAGTTGAATTGTACTGTCTATGTGTCAAACGAAACTTCGTCATCAAAATGCCAGATGTAGTCCCTCCTGGGGTTTCACGTTCGTTTACCGCATTGATCCCAACGTTTGTGATCGCTTTTGTGGTCATGATTGTCAATGGAACCTTAGTCGCTTTAGGCACAGATATCTTCAAAATGATTGCGATTCCTTTTGGCTTTGTAACAAATTTGACGAATACGTGGATCGGGATCATGGTCATTTATTTCTTGATCCATGCGTTATGGATCGTGGGGATTCATGGGGCGAATATCATCACCTCCTTCTTGACACCAATCGTCTTAGCCAACATGGCAGCAAATGCTCAAGGCGCCAACTATCCATTAGCCGGTGAGTTCAATAACTCTTACGTAACAGTCGGTGGATCTGGGGCAACATTAGGCTTGATCATTTTTATCGCTTTCATGGCAAAATCGGACCAATTAAAAGTGTTAGGGAAAGCATCATTAGTCCCAGGGATCTTTAATATCAATGAACCAATTATTTTCGGTATGCCGATCGTTTATAACCCTTACTTGGCAGTGCCATTTTTCTTAGCACCAATGGCATCGGCATCGTTAGCCTATTTTGCCATCAAATTAGAAATCGTTCGTCCGATGTTAGCGCAAATGCCATGGCCTTCACCAGTGGGGATCGGTGCATTTGTCGGTAGTGGGGGTGACTGGAAAGCGGCTGTCTTAGCTGTCTTGTGTGCGATTCTTGGTTTCATCATCTGGTTACCATTCATCAAGTTTTATGACAATAAATTATTAACTGAAGAAAAAGAAAAAGCCGCAGAATTAGCACGAGAAGGTTCGTTGGCTTAA
- a CDS encoding PTS cellobiose transporter subunit IIA — protein sequence MTEKMTSEELQVTAFDIIFHSGNARTLIHEAFALLRAESFTEAADKLDEANQEILEAHKSQTHLLKEYASGQKIEMEIIMVHAQDHLMTTMTLLEVAKEMSYLYQK from the coding sequence ATGACGGAGAAAATGACGAGTGAAGAGCTCCAAGTGACCGCTTTTGATATTATTTTTCACAGTGGCAATGCCCGAACATTGATCCACGAGGCATTTGCTTTGTTACGAGCAGAAAGTTTTACAGAAGCCGCAGATAAGCTAGATGAAGCAAATCAAGAAATTTTAGAAGCCCATAAATCACAAACGCATTTATTGAAAGAATATGCGAGTGGTCAAAAGATTGAAATGGAGATTATTATGGTCCATGCACAAGATCATCTGATGACGACGATGACTTTATTGGAAGTAGCCAAAGAAATGAGTTATTTGTATCAAAAATAA
- a CDS encoding BglG family transcription antiterminator has protein sequence MKQTEKELLRQLIDHQGEYLTSQYLASELLLSDRTIRNYLKTLNEVIEKNGGKLIAKQGQGYQLEVVNKLAFALFLKQREVTVEYGDQVTEFYDSEDRKKYILNKLLLEDRAIVIDDLAEELYISRSSLVNDIQEIKEKLADYSLKVVSKHKQGMWIEGQEQDKRHVIMDTFFGNKYTNSLKEYLGNSQFFQEINFEELVIIILDEIRESKLKVSDFVIQNLALHLALAIKRMRAGFEIQVPEITGKEIHETEYQAATNITKRIELVMKVRFPKDEIAYLALHLMAKSNQNSQRENQELVTELMTVLNELAQVLGQSLVEDYQFRNGLLNHLEPMLVRLERGIALENPLTKEIKKEDPEAFELTKQYFSRMPSLHQYEINEDEWAYLALHLMAAIEKNKVDCKLQALIICATGYGSAQLLKNRVLSEFGKNIAVTQVKGYYEINEEALENVDLIISSIDLSTMFFKVPVLHVSVFLNEQDVQTIRKVIEEYRPNCLMKTRESVSLREEKIAFYEDQISCDWFKVYTSAPTKEGVIADLLALLQEGETENYTSEMYHQIERREKMGQIVFSEQVVVPHPAIPVGVTAKIAVGVIPDGMQWDEQTTIHFVFLVSPSCIENEGITVVTKAIVKFIDRLDLQELILAEPTFENFNQQFMKMIY, from the coding sequence ATGAAACAAACAGAAAAAGAGTTATTGCGGCAATTGATTGACCATCAAGGAGAATATCTTACAAGCCAGTACCTCGCTTCTGAATTATTATTATCTGACCGTACGATTCGCAACTATTTGAAAACATTAAATGAAGTCATCGAAAAAAATGGGGGCAAACTCATTGCAAAACAAGGGCAAGGCTATCAATTAGAAGTCGTCAACAAGCTTGCTTTTGCGCTGTTTTTAAAGCAACGAGAAGTCACTGTTGAATATGGTGATCAGGTGACCGAGTTTTACGATTCAGAAGACCGAAAAAAGTATATTTTAAATAAACTACTTCTGGAAGATCGTGCTATCGTGATCGATGATTTGGCAGAAGAGTTATATATCAGTCGTTCGAGTTTAGTGAATGATATCCAAGAAATCAAAGAGAAACTAGCCGATTATTCGTTGAAGGTGGTTTCTAAGCATAAACAAGGGATGTGGATCGAGGGCCAAGAACAAGATAAGCGCCATGTGATCATGGATACGTTCTTTGGGAATAAATATACGAATTCTTTAAAAGAATACCTCGGCAACAGTCAGTTTTTTCAAGAAATCAATTTTGAAGAATTAGTGATCATCATCTTGGATGAAATCCGTGAGTCTAAATTAAAAGTGTCCGATTTTGTGATCCAAAATTTAGCGTTACATTTAGCCTTAGCAATTAAGCGAATGCGTGCTGGGTTTGAGATCCAAGTACCTGAAATCACGGGAAAAGAGATTCATGAAACGGAGTATCAAGCAGCTACGAATATTACGAAACGGATCGAGCTTGTGATGAAGGTTCGTTTTCCTAAAGATGAGATCGCCTATCTAGCGTTACACTTGATGGCAAAGTCAAATCAAAACAGTCAGCGAGAGAATCAGGAACTAGTGACAGAACTAATGACCGTTCTTAATGAATTGGCTCAAGTTTTGGGTCAGTCATTAGTAGAAGATTATCAATTTAGAAACGGTTTATTGAATCATTTAGAACCGATGCTGGTCCGTTTAGAGCGAGGAATCGCTTTGGAAAATCCGTTGACAAAGGAAATCAAGAAAGAAGATCCGGAAGCTTTTGAATTGACGAAACAGTATTTCAGTCGAATGCCTTCCTTGCATCAATATGAAATCAATGAGGATGAGTGGGCCTATTTAGCACTTCATTTAATGGCAGCAATTGAAAAAAATAAGGTGGATTGTAAACTACAGGCATTGATCATCTGTGCGACAGGTTACGGAAGTGCGCAACTGTTAAAAAATCGCGTGTTGAGTGAATTTGGAAAAAATATTGCAGTGACGCAAGTGAAGGGCTATTACGAAATCAATGAAGAAGCATTAGAAAATGTGGATTTGATCATTTCTTCCATTGATTTATCAACAATGTTTTTCAAAGTACCTGTCCTTCATGTCAGTGTTTTCTTGAACGAACAAGATGTTCAAACGATTCGGAAAGTGATCGAGGAATATCGACCAAATTGTTTGATGAAAACACGAGAATCCGTATCACTGAGGGAAGAAAAAATCGCATTTTATGAAGATCAGATTTCTTGTGACTGGTTTAAAGTCTATACTTCCGCGCCAACAAAAGAAGGTGTGATTGCTGACTTATTAGCACTCTTACAAGAAGGTGAAACGGAAAATTATACGTCTGAGATGTATCACCAAATCGAACGTCGTGAGAAAATGGGCCAGATCGTTTTCAGTGAACAAGTGGTTGTCCCACATCCAGCGATCCCAGTTGGTGTGACTGCCAAAATTGCCGTCGGCGTTATACCTGATGGGATGCAGTGGGACGAACAAACAACGATCCATTTTGTCTTTCTGGTTTCTCCTTCTTGTATTGAAAATGAAGGCATCACTGTGGTGACAAAGGCGATTGTTAAATTTATTGACCGCTTGGACTTGCAAGAGCTGATTTTAGCGGAACCAACGTTTGAAAATTTTAATCAACAATTTATGAAAATGATTTACTAA
- a CDS encoding PTS cellobiose transporter subunit IIB produces the protein MKKALIICAAGMSSSMMASKTTEYFKGKGEEVFVDAVSATEGDNQIKTSDFDLFLISPQTTMYLDKFVKLGNTVGKPVVSIPFQAYVPIPTGIQKLAELIEENI, from the coding sequence ATGAAAAAAGCATTGATTATTTGTGCCGCAGGAATGTCTTCTTCGATGATGGCATCAAAAACAACAGAATATTTTAAAGGAAAAGGGGAAGAAGTATTTGTTGATGCGGTTTCTGCAACAGAAGGAGACAATCAAATCAAAACAAGTGATTTTGATTTATTCTTGATCAGCCCCCAAACCACGATGTACTTAGATAAATTTGTTAAACTAGGAAACACAGTAGGGAAACCGGTTGTTAGTATACCTTTCCAAGCGTATGTTCCTATCCCTACAGGTATCCAAAAGTTAGCTGAGCTGATCGAGGAAAATATATAG
- a CDS encoding Ig-like domain repeat protein — protein sequence MKAKKIRVLAASFLLFQHTLLPSTVFAIENEPIASTEIIEEQPESYLSEEQPENIVEEPIVQEGVEQEVSAESAPPETAEVVEEAPTEEEEIPVVEEAPPVVTDEVPTEVSEVPLIDENPLANSLRAWNETPENLTQLTNHGRSSYLESVLQNAINRKITLGTAVNSTTTFSVNVPTHSMVERVNGSNGWISSIVTDSPAGMPDEFYTQMYYGNHSIHNNTYSLSNISSNRSDITISGTVTTSSYSATINITVKRVATSNSTAPVEVRGNVTLGATGVATQYTNIATPRKLTNRTYTNEKIGTLEIDDGRSSAVIGNNIPIEAQRAPVTMPEAEIRSWFQKLPDDPNNYEYSVASPAEGWRPDARGYMDITLRNKTTGVTETHTTNYYVMDTRPPTGTVKSGFTGLFNETMNVPTRSDLIQFMNDDLNDNWTLPDDIKIQLVDSRGWTISLYGLDPLLTHTGYIRLEDGVGNWSNLQEVKFQLRDDQGPTANVTTTPVDFEATRVADLTKEDIMRFFIDGPVDIHTPADKIDISLLDSAGNTVSIKNVAPSTTTIHDATIRLKDEANNQTDYAVKYRVVDTQAPTATFKNEVIDFSTHTSATFSRTDLLRFLTGDPADNWSLPANINIQLVDENDNEFNLSNMEFKEHTGYIRLEDEAGNRSSLQEVRFLAGDTEGPTGNVVTTPVDFQARRKDELTREDLLKFFTEDPLDNVTASDQIDLSLRNNAGDIVSIVNVAPSDTVYDAKIRLQDQANNQTEYSVNYRVIDTEAPTGAVKTVWTLFEANRKEDLSEDDLRKLFSQLEDNWTEAEKIRLQTDFNFSIYAPNGDNAYYPANITAIDELGNSRRFSNAMIRVVDTLPPTASFKDEVIDFSTHSSNTFSRADLLQFFNGTPDDNWTLPENIKIELEDENGNEFALDDMEFKEYTGYIRLTDEHGNQTNLQEVRFLAGDNEGPTGNVVTAPVDFQARRKDELTREDLLRFFTEDPLDNVTTSDQIDLSLRNNAGDIVSIVNVAPSTTVYDAKVRLQDARGNKTEYPVNYRVIDTEAPTGTARNPWTTFEATRERDFTQAELRSLIDGLADNWTELENIQLENERQLFNLEPNGVNEYHHVNINATDEAGNVARITGGMVHIVDTTAPDGTLKDPLVFTKGQEEPAPHEFLDGEPTDNWTLTPNIQVAVAYENNAAFADLEVGTYGVTVTLTDQAGNSRTLNSQVTILEDTSEYIDVTIPMNVSFAESKESKGIVSPTYQIQNNAERPVKVSVSSMVSQADTDELTEIDLGMKNNLNDQEVMLITDGKNLNNRRELGTVEGHSTSFSFSLFGSVGEDFDFESLDDTLNPVYSMRWNFNAQ from the coding sequence TTGAAAGCAAAAAAAATACGAGTTCTAGCTGCTTCATTTCTATTGTTCCAACATACCTTGTTGCCATCGACAGTATTCGCCATAGAAAACGAACCGATTGCCAGTACGGAAATCATAGAAGAACAGCCAGAAAGCTATTTGTCTGAAGAACAACCAGAAAACATCGTGGAAGAACCGATCGTTCAAGAAGGAGTGGAACAAGAAGTCTCAGCTGAATCAGCCCCTCCTGAAACAGCTGAAGTCGTGGAGGAAGCCCCTACGGAAGAGGAAGAAATCCCTGTGGTAGAAGAAGCCCCCCCTGTTGTAACCGATGAAGTACCAACAGAGGTGTCAGAAGTACCGCTTATTGATGAAAATCCTTTGGCGAATTCTTTACGAGCTTGGAATGAAACGCCTGAAAATCTCACGCAATTGACCAACCATGGTAGGAGTTCCTATTTAGAAAGTGTATTGCAAAATGCGATCAACCGAAAAATCACTTTAGGTACAGCCGTTAATTCGACGACAACTTTTTCCGTAAATGTACCAACACATTCAATGGTGGAACGTGTCAATGGGAGCAACGGCTGGATTTCCTCGATCGTAACAGATAGTCCAGCTGGGATGCCGGATGAATTTTATACACAGATGTATTATGGAAATCATTCAATCCACAATAATACGTACTCATTGTCGAATATTTCTTCGAATCGCTCCGATATCACTATCTCAGGAACTGTCACGACCAGTTCCTATTCTGCAACAATCAATATAACTGTCAAAAGAGTCGCAACGAGTAATTCAACCGCACCAGTTGAGGTTCGTGGGAACGTTACGTTAGGTGCGACAGGGGTTGCGACGCAATATACGAACATTGCAACGCCACGAAAGTTGACGAATCGTACGTATACGAATGAAAAAATCGGTACACTTGAAATTGATGATGGTCGTTCATCTGCTGTGATTGGGAATAATATTCCAATCGAAGCGCAACGTGCACCTGTCACTATGCCGGAGGCAGAAATTCGGTCGTGGTTCCAAAAGTTACCTGATGATCCTAATAACTATGAGTATTCTGTTGCTTCTCCAGCTGAAGGCTGGCGACCAGACGCTCGTGGGTATATGGATATTACTTTGAGAAATAAAACGACAGGAGTGACAGAGACACATACGACGAATTATTATGTGATGGATACACGACCTCCAACTGGGACAGTTAAATCAGGGTTTACTGGTCTTTTTAACGAGACAATGAATGTACCAACCCGTTCGGATCTTATACAATTTATGAATGATGATTTGAACGATAACTGGACGTTACCAGATGATATCAAAATCCAATTAGTGGATAGTAGAGGGTGGACGATCTCTTTATATGGTTTAGATCCATTGCTTACTCACACAGGGTATATTCGATTAGAAGATGGAGTTGGGAATTGGTCAAACTTACAAGAAGTGAAATTCCAGTTAAGAGATGATCAAGGACCGACAGCCAACGTCACGACTACACCAGTCGATTTTGAAGCAACCAGAGTGGCTGATTTGACGAAAGAGGACATTATGAGGTTCTTTATCGATGGTCCAGTAGACATTCATACGCCAGCGGATAAAATCGATATTTCATTACTAGACAGTGCTGGAAATACCGTAAGTATCAAAAATGTTGCTCCATCAACAACAACGATCCATGATGCCACGATTCGTCTAAAGGATGAAGCAAACAATCAGACTGACTACGCGGTGAAATATCGAGTCGTTGATACCCAAGCACCAACCGCTACTTTTAAAAATGAAGTGATTGATTTTTCAACCCATACTTCAGCTACTTTCTCACGAACAGATTTATTACGATTTTTAACTGGTGATCCAGCAGACAATTGGTCGTTGCCAGCAAATATCAACATTCAATTGGTCGATGAGAATGACAATGAATTTAATTTAAGTAACATGGAATTTAAAGAACACACCGGCTATATTCGTTTAGAAGACGAAGCAGGAAATCGATCCTCGTTACAAGAAGTCAGATTCCTTGCTGGCGATACGGAAGGTCCAACTGGAAATGTCGTAACAACACCAGTCGATTTCCAAGCACGCAGAAAAGATGAGTTGACGAGAGAGGACTTATTGAAGTTCTTTACCGAAGATCCACTGGATAATGTGACAGCCTCAGATCAAATCGATCTTTCTTTGAGAAACAACGCTGGGGATATCGTGAGTATTGTCAATGTCGCACCGTCAGATACCGTGTATGATGCGAAGATTCGTTTACAAGACCAAGCAAATAATCAGACGGAATATTCCGTGAATTATCGAGTGATTGATACGGAAGCACCTACAGGGGCAGTTAAGACAGTTTGGACGCTCTTTGAAGCAAACCGTAAAGAAGATTTGAGTGAAGACGATTTGCGCAAGTTATTTAGTCAATTAGAAGATAATTGGACAGAAGCGGAAAAGATTCGTTTACAAACGGATTTTAATTTTTCGATTTATGCGCCTAATGGGGATAATGCATATTATCCAGCAAATATAACGGCAATAGATGAACTTGGGAATAGTCGCAGGTTTTCAAATGCAATGATTCGGGTTGTTGATACTTTACCACCAACAGCATCATTCAAAGATGAAGTGATCGACTTTTCAACTCATTCATCCAATACATTCTCACGAGCTGATTTATTACAATTTTTCAATGGAACGCCTGACGATAACTGGACGTTACCAGAAAATATCAAAATTGAGTTAGAAGATGAGAATGGCAATGAATTTGCCTTAGATGACATGGAATTCAAAGAGTACACTGGCTATATTCGTTTAACAGATGAGCATGGGAATCAGACAAATTTACAAGAAGTTCGATTCCTCGCAGGCGATAATGAAGGCCCAACTGGAAATGTCGTGACGGCTCCAGTTGATTTCCAAGCACGCAGAAAAGATGAGTTGACGAGGGAGGATTTGTTACGCTTCTTTACCGAAGATCCACTGGATAATGTGACCACCTCGGATCAAATCGATCTTTCTTTGCGAAACAATGCAGGCGATATCGTGAGTATCGTCAATGTGGCACCTTCAACGACTGTGTATGATGCGAAGGTCCGACTGCAAGATGCACGAGGTAACAAGACAGAATATCCGGTCAATTATCGAGTGATCGATACAGAAGCTCCGACTGGCACAGCAAGAAATCCATGGACAACTTTTGAAGCTACTCGTGAACGAGATTTCACACAAGCCGAATTACGTTCGTTGATTGACGGTTTAGCCGATAATTGGACAGAGTTAGAAAATATTCAACTAGAAAATGAACGGCAGTTGTTCAATTTAGAGCCGAATGGAGTTAACGAGTATCATCATGTGAATATCAATGCAACAGATGAAGCTGGAAATGTGGCGAGAATCACTGGTGGAATGGTTCATATCGTTGATACCACAGCACCTGATGGAACACTTAAAGATCCACTCGTCTTCACGAAAGGTCAAGAAGAGCCAGCACCCCATGAGTTTTTAGATGGTGAACCGACAGATAATTGGACCTTAACACCGAACATTCAAGTTGCAGTAGCGTATGAAAACAATGCGGCATTCGCAGATTTAGAAGTAGGAACGTATGGCGTGACAGTCACCTTGACGGACCAAGCGGGTAATAGCCGAACGTTGAATAGTCAAGTCACAATCTTAGAAGACACGTCTGAATACATCGATGTGACGATTCCGATGAATGTTTCATTTGCAGAAAGTAAAGAAAGCAAAGGAATCGTGTCACCGACGTATCAAATCCAAAACAATGCGGAACGTCCAGTGAAAGTTTCTGTCAGTTCCATGGTCAGTCAAGCAGATACGGATGAATTGACGGAGATCGATCTAGGGATGAAGAACAATCTGAATGATCAGGAAGTGATGCTGATCACAGACGGGAAAAATCTCAATAACCGTAGAGAATTAGGAACGGTTGAAGGCCATAGTACTTCCTTCTCATTCTCATTATTTGGCTCTGTTGGCGAAGATTTTGATTTTGAAAGCTTGGATGATACATTGAATCCAGTCTACAGTATGCGTTGGAATTTCAATGCACAGTAA